The following coding sequences lie in one Meles meles chromosome X, mMelMel3.1 paternal haplotype, whole genome shotgun sequence genomic window:
- the HDAC6 gene encoding histone deacetylase 6 isoform X4 → MAIIRPPGHHAQHSLMDGYCMFNHVAVAARYAQKKHAVQRVLIVDWDVHHGQGTQFTFDQDPSVLYFSIHRYEQGRFWPHLKASNWSTIGFGRGQGYTINVPWNQVGMRDADYIAAFLHLLLPVALEFQPQLVLVAAGFDALQGDPKGEMAATPAGFAQLTHLLMSLAGGKLILSLEGGYNLRSLAEGVSASLHTLLGDPCPILECPGAPCPSAQTSLSCALEALEPFWEVLVRSAETLEEDFLEEENVEKEEEGPWQPPALAIPTWPVLQARTGLVYDQRMMGHYNLWDNHHPEMPQRVFRIMRRLEELGLAGRCLTLPTRPATDAELLTCHSAEYVGRLRATAKMKTRELHREGSNFDSIYICPGTFACAQLAAGAACSLVEAVLAGEVLNGAAVVRPPGHHAERDAACGFCFFNSVAVAARHAQAISGHALRILIVDWDVHHGNGTQHIFEEDPSVLYISLHRYDHGTFFPMGDEGASCQTGRAAGTGFTVNVAWNGPRVGDADYLAAWHRLVLPVAYEFNPELVLVSAGFDAARGDPLGGCQVSPEGYAHLTHLLMGLANGRIILILEGGYNLTSISESMAACTRSLLGDPPPLLTLSRPPLSGALASITETTHIHRRYWRSLRVMKVEDKEGPSSSKSITKKVTQPANRGSGMGMTAPDGNIPDTDAGKPTSASPVAVPTTDQARSESTVVEFSQDQTSEAPNGEDTADQTPSEAATGEAAVDQTPPEAATEEATLDQTPSEEAVEGTEMIQTPPALCTDNQTPPASPAQGATTQISPSKLTENLRTLDLNSEAQMCLLPPRIQEAADSQIPEDERLLGEAAGGQDRDASGLTQSFGEHADADQVVLYAVTPLSWCPHLVAVRPVPESGLDVTQPCRDCGTLQENWVCLSCYQVYCGRYVSAHMLQHHEVSGHPLVLSYVDLSTWCYNCEAYVHHQALLDVKNAAHQNKFGEHIPHSL, encoded by the exons ATGGCCATCATCAG GCCTCCCGGACACCATGCCCAGCATAGTCTTATGGATGGATATTGCATGTTCAACCATGTGGCCGTGGCTGCCCGCTACGCTCAAAAGAAGCACGCTGTTCAGAG GGTCCTTATCGTGGACTGGGACGTGCACCATGGTCAAGGAACACAGTTTACCTTTGACCAGGACCCCAG cGTCCTCTATTTTTCCATCCACCGCTATGAGCAGGGTCGGTTCTGGCCCCACCTGAAGGCCTCTAACTGGTCCACCATAGGTTTTGGCCGAGGCCAGGGATATACCATCAATGTGCCTTGGAACCAG GTGGGGATGCGAGATGCCGACTACATTGCTGCTTTCCTGCACCTCCTTCTGCCAGTCGCCCTTGAG TTCCAGCCCCAGCTGGTCCTGGTGGCCGCTGGATTTGATGCCCTCCAAGGGGACCCCAAG GGTGAGATGGCCGCCACTCCGGCAGGGTTTGCTCAGCTAACCCACCTACTCATGAGTCTGGCAGGAGGCAAGCTGATCCTGTCTCTGGAG GGTGGCTACAACCTCCGTTCCCTGGCTGAGGGCGTCAGCGCCTCCCTCCACACCCTTCTGGGAGACCCTTGCCCCATACTGGAGTGTCCTGGTGCCCCCTGCCCAAG TGCCCAGACGTCCCTGTCCTGTGCTCTGGAAGCCCTGGAGCCCTTCTGGGAGGTCCTTGTAAGATCAG CTGAGACCCTGGAGGAGGACTTTCTGGAGGAAGAGAAcgtggagaaggaagaagagggaccGTGGCAGCCCCCGGCGCTCGCAATCCCGACGTGGCCCGTGCTACAGGCTCGCACGGGGCTGGTCTATGACCAGCGGATGATGGGTCACTACAACTTGTGGGACAA ccaccaCCCAGAGATGCCTCAGCGAGTCTTTAGGATCATGCGCCGTTTGGAAGAACTCGGCCTTGCGGGGCGCTGCCTTACGTTGCCCACGCGTCCCGCCACAGACGCAGAACTGCTCACCTGCCACAG TGCTGAGTACGTAGGTCGACTGCGGGCCACAGCGAAGATGAAAACCCGGGAGCTGCACCGCGAGGGCTCCAACTTCGACTCCATTTACATCTGCCCCGGCACCTTTGCCTGTGCGCAGCTGGCCGCTGGCGCCGCCTGCAGCCTGGTGGAGGCCGTGCTGGCCGGAGAG gtTTTGAATGGCGCTGCTGTGGTGCGGCCCCCAGGACACCATGCTGAGCGGGATGCAGCATgtggtttttgctttttcaaCTCTGTGGCTGTGGCTGCTCGCCATGCCCAAGCCATCAGTGGGCATGCGCTGCG GATCCTCATAGTGGACTGGGACGTCCATCACGGTAATGGCACTCAGCACATATTTGAGGAAGACCCGAG CGTGCTGTACATCTCTCTGCACCGCTATGATCACGGCACCTTCTTCCCCATGGGGGATGAGGGTGCCAGCTGCCAGACGGGCCGGGCTGCGGGCACTGGCTTCACTGTCAACGTGGCGTGGAATGGGCCCCGCGTGGGCGACGCCGACTACCTGGCTGCTTGGCATCGTCTGGTGCTCCCTGTTGCCTACGAG tttaACCCGGAACTTGTGCTGGTCTCAGCTGGCTTTGACGCCGCACGGGGCGACCCGCTGGGGGGCTGCCAGGTGTCGCCCGAGGGCTATGCCCACCTCACCCACCTGCTGATGGGCCTTGCCAACGGCCGCATCATCTTAATCCTTGAG GGTGGCTATAACCTGACATCCATCTCGGAGTCCATGGCTGCCTGCACCCGTTCCCTCCTTGGGGACCCGCCACCACTGTTAACCCTGTCGCGGCCCCCACTCTCAGGGGCCCTGGCCTCCATCACTGAGACCACCCACATCCATCGCAGATACTGGCGCAGCTTGCGGGTCATGA AGGTTGAAGACAAGGAGGGACCCTCCAGTTCTAAGTCGATCACCAAGAAGGTGACCCAGCCAGCCAACCGTGGGTCAGGTATGGGGATGACCGCACCAGACGGGAACATTCCGGATACAGACGCAGGGAAGCCTACCTCAGCATCACCCGTGGCAGTGCCCACTACAGACCAAGCTAGGTCAGAGAGCACTGTAGTGGAGTTCAGCCAGGACCAAACCTCAGAGGCTCCCAACGGGGAAGACACCGCGGACCAGACCCCCTCAGAGGCAGCCACAGGAGAGGCTGCGGTGGACCAGACTCCTCCAGAGGCAGCCACAGAAGAAGCCACATTGGACCAGACCCCCTCAGAGGAAGCTGTGGAGGGAACTGAGATGATCCAAACCCCTCCAGCCTTATGTACTGACAACCAGactcctccagcctcccctgCGCAGGGAGCGACAACCCAAATATCCCCCAGTAAGCTGACGGAGAATCTCAGGACCTTGGACCTAAACAGCGAGGCTCAG ATGTGTCTCTTACCCCCACGCATCCAGGAGGCAGCAGACTCTCAGATCCCGGAAGACGAGAGGCTGCTAGGAGAGGCAGCAGGAGGTCAGGACAGGGATGCTTCTGGGCTGACTCAGAGCTTTGGGGAGCATGCTGACGCTGACCAG GTTGTGCTTTATGCCGTGACACCGCTGTCCTGGTGTCCCCATTTGGTGGCAGTACGTCCTGTCCCTGAATCGGGCCTGGACGTGACCCAGCCTTGTCGGGACTGTGGAACCCTCCAGGAGAACTGGGTGTGTCTGTCTTGCTATCAG GTCTACTGTGGCCGTTACGTCAGTGCCCATATGCTCCAACACCATGAAGTCTCAGGACACCCGCTGGTCCTCAGCTACGTCGACCTGTCTACCTGGTGTTACAACTGTGAGGCCTATGTCCACCACCAG GCTCTCCTGGATGTAAAGAACGCTGCTCACCAGAACAAGTTTGGGGAGCACATACCTCACTCACTCTAA